In Leptodesmis sichuanensis A121, the following are encoded in one genomic region:
- the mazE gene encoding type II toxin-antitoxin system MazE family antitoxin, whose translation MAKKVTITLDDEVLAFVDRQAAMTSHKANRSGFINAVLAELQRQQLQTDLEVAYRRDAQDRAYQEEVSTWDCLAGDGLDA comes from the coding sequence ATGGCTAAAAAAGTGACGATTACTTTGGATGATGAGGTACTGGCCTTTGTCGATCGACAGGCTGCAATGACCAGCCATAAAGCCAACCGGAGTGGTTTCATTAATGCAGTTTTGGCAGAGTTGCAGCGGCAACAGTTACAGACCGACTTAGAAGTGGCCTACCGGAGAGATGCTCAAGATCGGGCCTATCAGGAAGAAGTTTCAACCTGGGACTGTTTAGCAGGCGATGGCTTGGATGCCTGA
- a CDS encoding DUF11 domain-containing protein, giving the protein MKRFNSVAASAWVRLGVSTGGLALAALGAGLKPAFAQTVLPPLNVPITFQTSAPGRCANVGDWYTTNGDARATAGGIQQNLATELCLPTDPPGNQTTNPVANRLHRYVIAVTQEDLATAGGAITVTIEDAGTGGPLDEVDGIVFPFTAGPAAPVYDPTRFRLLGPNGAVIDSQTLTPQTNPADIGRTVQFAPITQPGTYIITSETGEYALAGYTGPFNLTLNNDDNGFRIVVSGVQDLLLGQFQGTFQNNAVIPAQTFTFYFLVGPGTSDLLLRNFDLDSSNAAVNPGGENNTITYSSPTTTGIAGTVSGNAVWNGASGTLNTGGDVQPVVGLANAGRWSIQLNGYGSNFTNQSLLEVNTGTQPNPGQQLPIAISPPTRAGNFIITPPSDRTTQIGQTVCHPFSVTNLFFTTDIINLSTTGTDPNYTVEFRDADGTTVLTDTDGDGAVDTGILAALGGTRNLNLCVTPRPGAPPIDNTTIVGISFMDQRIRQQAVSEGIPGAVATPRPQTVLKITRIGEGGGTGAANLLLVKRITNITRGGTVLPGVNFGEVINDPAAANDDDPGWAQIPLAGIITLPITNPVQSGDEVTYTVYFLSNGTTPALDVSICDLIPGGTTFIPNSLQLQNGNASPVSVGNFFTPLAPLPNNNSCPIQTNPNGAAIVNLGTVSNAAGSNFGFIRFRVRVN; this is encoded by the coding sequence GTGAAACGGTTTAACTCCGTTGCTGCATCAGCGTGGGTCAGATTGGGCGTATCTACTGGTGGGCTGGCTCTGGCAGCATTGGGAGCAGGATTAAAGCCAGCTTTTGCTCAGACAGTTTTACCGCCCCTTAATGTTCCTATTACTTTTCAAACCAGTGCTCCAGGCCGCTGTGCCAATGTGGGGGACTGGTACACCACTAACGGGGATGCTCGAGCCACAGCAGGAGGAATTCAGCAGAACCTGGCAACGGAATTATGCTTGCCGACTGACCCTCCTGGGAACCAGACGACAAACCCGGTCGCCAACCGCCTGCACCGCTATGTGATCGCCGTTACTCAAGAAGATTTAGCAACAGCGGGGGGAGCTATCACCGTCACGATTGAAGATGCGGGAACAGGTGGCCCTTTGGATGAGGTCGATGGCATTGTCTTCCCCTTTACTGCTGGGCCTGCTGCCCCGGTATACGACCCAACCCGCTTTCGGTTGCTGGGCCCAAATGGTGCGGTTATTGACTCCCAGACCCTGACCCCGCAAACGAACCCTGCCGATATTGGCCGCACGGTTCAATTTGCGCCCATTACCCAGCCAGGGACGTATATCATTACCAGTGAAACAGGAGAATATGCGCTTGCGGGCTACACTGGCCCTTTTAACCTGACCCTCAATAACGACGACAATGGCTTTCGGATTGTCGTGAGCGGAGTCCAGGATCTGCTGCTCGGTCAATTTCAGGGCACCTTTCAAAACAATGCCGTTATTCCAGCTCAAACCTTTACCTTCTACTTCCTGGTTGGGCCTGGAACCAGCGATCTCCTCCTCCGTAACTTTGACCTGGATAGTAGTAATGCTGCGGTTAATCCTGGTGGAGAGAACAACACCATTACCTACAGCAGTCCCACAACGACCGGAATTGCTGGTACGGTTTCTGGTAACGCCGTCTGGAATGGCGCGAGTGGTACGCTAAACACGGGTGGCGACGTGCAACCAGTGGTTGGTCTGGCCAATGCCGGACGTTGGAGCATTCAATTGAATGGCTATGGTAGTAATTTCACTAACCAGTCCCTGTTGGAGGTGAATACTGGCACTCAACCCAATCCTGGGCAACAGTTGCCCATTGCCATTAGCCCTCCCACTCGTGCGGGTAACTTTATCATTACGCCTCCCTCAGACCGGACAACCCAAATTGGACAGACCGTTTGTCACCCGTTCTCAGTTACCAACCTTTTCTTCACCACTGATATTATTAACCTCTCAACCACTGGCACCGATCCCAATTACACGGTCGAATTCCGCGATGCAGATGGAACGACTGTCCTCACCGATACGGATGGAGACGGGGCTGTGGATACGGGCATCCTCGCAGCTCTTGGAGGCACCCGGAATCTGAATCTGTGTGTGACACCCAGACCGGGTGCTCCTCCCATAGATAACACCACGATCGTTGGTATTTCCTTTATGGATCAGCGGATTCGCCAACAGGCTGTAAGCGAGGGAATTCCAGGAGCCGTTGCCACTCCCCGGCCGCAAACGGTGCTGAAAATCACACGAATTGGGGAAGGCGGTGGTACAGGCGCAGCTAATCTGCTGTTGGTCAAACGGATTACCAACATCACTCGTGGCGGTACGGTGCTCCCAGGGGTGAATTTTGGAGAGGTGATTAATGATCCGGCTGCGGCTAACGATGATGATCCCGGTTGGGCACAAATTCCCCTAGCTGGAATTATTACGCTGCCCATCACAAATCCGGTACAGAGCGGTGATGAGGTTACTTACACCGTCTATTTTCTATCTAATGGTACGACTCCAGCTTTGGATGTCAGTATTTGTGACCTGATTCCCGGTGGCACCACGTTTATTCCCAACAGCCTGCAGTTGCAGAATGGCAACGCCAGTCCGGTTTCGGTGGGTAACTTCTTTACTCCCCTGGCTCCCTTACCGAATAACAACTCCTGCCCCATTCAGACAAATCCAAATGGAGCCGCGATCGTCAATTTAGGCACGGTTTCTAATGCCGCAGGCAGTAACTTCGGGTTTATTCGCTTCCGGGTACGGGTGAATTAA
- a CDS encoding phycobiliprotein lyase — protein MDIVEFFQLSNGKWFSQRSNLATKASPGGRSDLYIEALSATDPVVIQLCEQNNVDPSQALCGVRIRWDGSMELEQKKYSGSTVMVPISSSSQTNEGTLLRASGSTEVAVTSRYMMGTDDALTLITESESLYAEERVWFASPNLRLRTRILRQPNGVNIASFCSEIRMGVTKPAEN, from the coding sequence ATGGACATCGTAGAGTTCTTTCAACTGAGTAACGGGAAGTGGTTTTCTCAACGCAGTAATCTAGCCACCAAAGCTTCACCCGGAGGTCGGTCGGATCTATATATTGAAGCCTTGAGCGCCACTGACCCAGTCGTGATCCAGTTGTGTGAACAAAACAACGTTGATCCCTCCCAGGCGCTTTGTGGCGTTCGGATTCGTTGGGATGGCTCAATGGAGTTGGAACAAAAAAAATATTCCGGCTCTACGGTTATGGTTCCAATTTCCAGTTCCAGCCAGACAAATGAGGGAACCCTACTACGAGCTAGTGGCTCTACTGAGGTAGCCGTCACCAGTCGTTACATGATGGGAACCGATGATGCCTTAACCCTGATCACTGAGTCAGAAAGTCTCTATGCCGAGGAGCGAGTCTGGTTTGCCAGCCCCAATTTAAGATTGCGAACTCGTATCTTACGGCAACCCAATGGCGTAAATATTGCCTCCTTCTGTTCAGAAATTCGCATGGGTGTAACGAAACCAGCCGAAAATTAA
- a CDS encoding type II toxin-antitoxin system PemK/MazF family toxin produces MAWMPEGNLVYRRGEIRWVNLDLTIGAEAQKTRACLIVQNDVGNRFSLMTVVIPLLPGTKDAPYVVNVVANSNNGLDRDRYLDIGQIRAVDHRRILGRIGAIEENYWIAIQKALNVVLGFQ; encoded by the coding sequence ATGGCTTGGATGCCTGAAGGAAACTTAGTGTACCGACGTGGAGAAATTCGTTGGGTTAATCTCGATCTAACGATCGGCGCAGAAGCTCAGAAAACTCGGGCCTGTCTAATTGTGCAGAATGATGTTGGAAATCGTTTTAGTTTGATGACGGTCGTGATCCCGTTGCTCCCCGGAACTAAGGATGCCCCCTATGTCGTGAATGTGGTCGCGAATTCTAACAATGGATTGGATCGCGATCGCTACCTGGATATTGGACAAATTCGGGCCGTTGATCATCGTCGCATTTTAGGACGGATTGGAGCAATTGAAGAAAACTATTGGATAGCTATTCAGAAGGCGTTGAATGTAGTGTTGGGCTTTCAATGA
- a CDS encoding DUF1350 family protein: MDWQELYGNWLLIPDRPKAIIHFLGGAFVATAPQVTYRRLLERLAAEGYGVVATPFVNTFDHTAIAQTVYRNFNRALETLFETKLRRRYLPVYGVGHSLGCKLHLLIGSLFEVERAGNILISYNNYAARDAVPLVEQVSSVFSQFSSLFAESAPAFSVEFTPSPTETTRLIAEKYQVRRNLLVRFTNDTIDQTAGLSDVLQARFPGMIATQTLSGTHLTPLGPDVKLQAGSVFTPWDAIAQWMRQEVYRELHQLERTMLLWLNPLEPLR; the protein is encoded by the coding sequence ATGGACTGGCAAGAATTATACGGTAACTGGCTGTTAATTCCCGATCGCCCCAAAGCGATCATTCACTTTCTGGGGGGAGCTTTTGTTGCTACGGCTCCTCAAGTGACCTATCGACGGTTGCTGGAACGGTTAGCTGCAGAAGGGTATGGGGTAGTTGCAACGCCCTTTGTCAACACCTTTGACCATACAGCGATCGCGCAAACGGTTTACCGCAACTTCAACCGCGCTCTGGAAACCCTATTTGAAACGAAACTGCGGCGGCGTTACCTCCCCGTTTATGGAGTAGGGCACAGTCTGGGCTGTAAGCTGCATCTGCTGATTGGCAGTTTATTTGAGGTAGAACGGGCAGGCAATATTCTGATTTCCTACAACAACTATGCGGCACGGGACGCGGTGCCTCTGGTAGAGCAGGTGTCTTCCGTGTTTTCGCAATTCTCTTCTCTGTTTGCAGAATCTGCCCCAGCGTTTTCAGTGGAATTTACCCCGTCTCCTACCGAGACCACTCGCCTGATTGCCGAGAAGTATCAGGTGCGACGCAATCTTCTGGTGCGGTTCACCAACGACACGATCGACCAGACGGCAGGATTATCCGATGTTCTACAAGCCCGCTTTCCAGGCATGATTGCCACGCAAACCTTATCTGGTACTCACCTGACTCCGCTTGGCCCGGATGTGAAACTGCAGGCTGGTAGTGTGTTTACTCCCTGGGATGCGATCGCTCAGTGGATGCGGCAGGAAGTGTACCGTGAACTGCACCAACTTGAACGAACCATGCTGTTGTGGCTCAATCCCCTGGAACCTCTTAGATAG
- a CDS encoding DUF1232 domain-containing protein, whose amino-acid sequence MKKSFPAKAFSTWMLNWYRNSIRHPKYRWWLITGTLVYLLNPLDLLPDTLPLVGWIDDGLITTVLVAEVAQVMSDRLKNQRSNRSAGISKSDSTVVDVQSISLS is encoded by the coding sequence ATGAAAAAAAGTTTTCCGGCAAAGGCATTTTCCACCTGGATGCTTAACTGGTATCGCAACTCAATTCGCCACCCTAAATATCGCTGGTGGCTAATTACTGGTACGCTAGTCTATCTGTTGAATCCCCTTGATTTATTGCCTGATACACTGCCACTGGTAGGTTGGATTGATGATGGTTTGATTACAACCGTATTGGTGGCAGAAGTTGCTCAAGTGATGAGCGATCGCCTTAAGAATCAGAGGAGTAACCGTTCTGCTGGAATTTCAAAATCTGATTCCACGGTTGTTGACGTGCAATCTATTTCCTTGAGCTAG
- a CDS encoding DevA family ABC transporter ATP-binding protein, whose translation MYQEPVIAIHGVNHYFGHGRLRKQILFNVTTEIQPGEIVIMMGPSGSGKTTLLTLIGALRSTQEGSMKVIGQELRGAPQSRLVNLRRNIGYIFQAHNLLNSLTACQNVQMSVELHEHLSPRQRRRRAEDMLAAVGLGEFVDYYPHELSGGQKQRVAIARALVSYPKVVLADEPTAALDKQSGRDVVDIMQRLAKQQGSAILLVTHDNRILDVADRILYMEDGHLSTLETAPV comes from the coding sequence ATGTATCAGGAACCCGTTATTGCAATCCACGGTGTAAACCACTACTTTGGACATGGCCGTTTGCGGAAACAGATTCTGTTTAACGTGACTACTGAAATTCAACCGGGCGAAATTGTGATTATGATGGGGCCTTCCGGTTCAGGTAAAACAACCCTCCTGACCCTGATTGGTGCCCTGCGATCGACCCAGGAAGGCAGCATGAAAGTCATTGGGCAGGAACTGCGAGGTGCGCCTCAGTCCCGTCTGGTGAATTTACGACGCAATATTGGTTATATTTTTCAGGCTCATAATTTGCTGAATTCCTTAACCGCTTGCCAGAATGTGCAAATGTCTGTGGAACTGCACGAGCATTTATCGCCCAGGCAGCGCCGACGCAGAGCAGAAGATATGCTGGCAGCTGTAGGACTGGGAGAATTTGTAGATTATTACCCCCACGAATTATCGGGTGGACAGAAGCAGCGGGTGGCGATCGCCCGTGCCCTGGTTAGTTACCCAAAAGTGGTGCTGGCTGATGAACCCACCGCAGCCCTGGATAAACAATCCGGACGGGATGTGGTGGATATCATGCAACGGTTAGCGAAACAACAGGGATCCGCTATTTTGTTGGTAACTCACGACAATCGGATTTTGGATGTCGCCGATCGCATTCTCTATATGGAAGACGGCCATTTATCCACGCTGGAGACAGCCCCAGTTTGA
- a CDS encoding ATP-dependent helicase: protein MQTTSPPLSIDDLRASLRPGQRELADWIGGPLAVAAVPGAGKSTGMAVAAAIAIARQQLNARRQLIVVTFTRSAAANIKAKIRGYLKDLGLPQQGFQVYTLHGLAWAIARTHLELTELNSDSVLVTVTQNHRLIRTCVEQWIAANPRLYQRLLEGRQFDGEETERLRRQSVLRTEVLPELATTVIREAKSSGLMPDDLQRLGQEMGDDYLVLAVAAGLYQTYQEQLRRRNWMDYDEMILAALRVLQDPTVRQYWQTQVFAVFEDEAQDSSPLQTRLLEILAADPTEPDNPARANLVRVGDSNQAINSTFTPADPIFFREFCSQCDRQQRLATMTQAGRSAPPIIQAANFMLQWVNESRLAKSEIPFEMQQIQPVGANDPQPNPAPESHGLTLVTPTDTYQTVELIGQRVLQLFKKHPHHSAAVLVRTNEQGRFVARELRRWYGEALSIYEVGQQERQSHVPAEMLTLLQFCDRPHSPDYLKAALTTLMERKLIPTQDLNALVPFPEQFLYPGPLDPPQTEPVLQARYFCTSLLRARLELPAYQLISFCAYTLGYDQSELATADKLCDRIAQQTGHDNTLPALLGVLQEIVNSERFEAIDTENNDDRYTQPGRLTIITMHKAKGLDWDYVFLPFLHENVIPGTQRIPLPAQFLGDFTLAEVARAQIRAHLHQQPTFADALTAWERAQNLKTAEEFRLLYVAMTRAKRLLWMSAAAKAPFTWNKPENVDDRKPCPVFPALQERFPASVLSCRGSFA, encoded by the coding sequence ATGCAAACTACCTCCCCTCCCCTCTCCATTGATGATCTCCGGGCTTCCCTGCGGCCCGGACAGCGAGAACTGGCCGATTGGATAGGTGGGCCGTTAGCAGTAGCAGCCGTGCCAGGAGCGGGAAAGTCCACTGGGATGGCCGTGGCGGCGGCGATCGCGATCGCCCGTCAACAACTGAATGCCCGTCGGCAGTTGATTGTTGTGACCTTTACGCGATCGGCGGCGGCCAATATTAAAGCCAAAATTCGCGGCTATTTAAAGGATTTGGGCTTACCGCAGCAGGGTTTTCAGGTGTATACGTTGCATGGGCTGGCCTGGGCGATCGCTCGCACCCATCTGGAACTCACCGAACTGAATTCCGATAGCGTTCTGGTGACGGTGACGCAAAACCATCGCCTGATTCGCACCTGTGTGGAACAGTGGATTGCGGCCAATCCCCGACTGTATCAGCGATTGCTGGAAGGGCGGCAGTTTGATGGAGAAGAAACCGAGCGCTTACGCCGACAATCCGTGTTGCGCACGGAGGTGCTGCCGGAACTGGCAACCACAGTGATTCGAGAGGCCAAAAGCTCCGGATTAATGCCGGACGATTTACAGCGTTTGGGGCAGGAAATGGGCGATGACTATCTGGTGCTGGCAGTCGCCGCTGGTTTGTATCAGACCTATCAAGAACAACTGCGGCGGCGTAATTGGATGGATTACGACGAGATGATTCTGGCGGCACTCCGGGTATTGCAGGATCCGACGGTGAGGCAGTACTGGCAAACGCAAGTATTCGCCGTTTTCGAGGATGAAGCTCAGGATTCCAGTCCCTTACAAACTCGGCTGTTGGAAATTCTGGCAGCGGATCCCACGGAGCCAGACAACCCAGCACGAGCCAATCTGGTACGGGTGGGGGACTCTAATCAGGCGATTAATTCGACCTTTACGCCAGCCGATCCCATTTTCTTTCGCGAATTTTGCAGTCAGTGCGATCGCCAGCAACGATTAGCCACCATGACCCAGGCAGGCCGCAGTGCCCCCCCCATTATTCAGGCCGCAAACTTCATGTTGCAGTGGGTAAATGAATCCAGGCTGGCAAAGAGTGAAATCCCGTTTGAGATGCAACAGATTCAACCCGTCGGTGCGAACGATCCGCAACCGAATCCCGCCCCAGAGAGTCACGGTTTAACATTGGTCACGCCAACGGATACCTATCAAACCGTTGAACTGATTGGCCAGCGAGTACTCCAACTATTCAAGAAACACCCGCACCATTCTGCAGCAGTGCTGGTACGCACCAATGAACAGGGGCGGTTTGTGGCCAGGGAATTGCGACGCTGGTACGGGGAAGCGCTCTCCATCTATGAAGTGGGGCAGCAGGAACGCCAATCCCATGTACCGGCAGAAATGCTAACTCTGTTGCAGTTCTGCGATCGCCCCCACTCTCCCGATTACCTGAAAGCCGCTTTGACGACCTTAATGGAACGTAAACTGATTCCAACTCAGGATCTGAATGCGTTAGTGCCCTTTCCCGAACAATTCCTTTACCCTGGCCCCCTGGATCCGCCTCAAACAGAACCCGTTTTGCAGGCTCGCTATTTTTGTACCAGTCTGTTGCGTGCCCGGTTGGAACTGCCTGCCTATCAACTGATTTCCTTCTGTGCCTATACCCTGGGCTACGACCAGAGTGAATTAGCCACAGCAGATAAACTGTGCGATCGCATAGCCCAACAAACTGGCCATGACAATACGCTGCCTGCGCTGCTGGGAGTGTTGCAGGAAATCGTCAACTCGGAGCGCTTTGAGGCGATCGACACGGAAAACAACGACGATCGCTACACCCAGCCCGGACGACTCACCATCATTACCATGCACAAAGCCAAGGGACTGGACTGGGATTACGTCTTCCTGCCCTTTCTGCACGAAAACGTGATTCCCGGCACCCAGCGCATTCCCCTTCCTGCTCAATTTCTGGGAGACTTTACCCTGGCAGAGGTGGCCCGTGCCCAGATTCGTGCCCACCTGCACCAACAACCTACCTTTGCCGATGCCTTAACGGCCTGGGAGCGTGCCCAAAACTTGAAAACTGCCGAAGAATTTCGCCTGCTCTATGTCGCCATGACCCGCGCTAAGCGTCTGTTGTGGATGTCCGCCGCGGCCAAAGCTCCCTTCACCTGGAACAAACCGGAGAACGTGGACGATCGCAAACCCTGCCCTGTCTTCCCTGCACTGCAAGAGCGTTTCCCAGCCTCCGTCCTATCTTGTCGTGGAAGTTTTGCCTGA
- the cpdA gene encoding 3',5'-cyclic-AMP phosphodiesterase: MSPDSSLLIAQITDTHLFASAETSLLGLQTSESFQAVLEQVMTLERRPDLFMLTGDLSQDGTIKSYKQLAMLLQPLGIPVCCIPGNHDCPTTMQALLTGAPFVPEKSLRLGGWQLILLDSSVPECVHGALSPENLDWLEQELSQVPDIPTLIALHHPPLQIGCQWMDGIGLTNAQDFLEVCDRHPQIKLILFGHIHQEFSHDRNGVTYLGAPSTCVQFKPNTPDFTLDEQPPGYRLVSLYPNGDWETQIQRIAYSCDLDLAAAGY; the protein is encoded by the coding sequence ATGAGTCCAGATTCCTCTTTACTGATTGCTCAAATCACAGATACTCACTTATTTGCAAGCGCTGAAACCAGCCTTTTGGGTCTGCAAACCAGTGAATCGTTTCAGGCCGTTCTAGAGCAGGTGATGACTTTAGAGCGACGGCCAGATTTGTTCATGCTAACAGGAGATTTGTCTCAGGATGGGACGATCAAGTCTTACAAACAATTGGCGATGCTGCTTCAGCCTTTGGGCATTCCAGTTTGCTGCATACCGGGAAATCATGATTGTCCGACGACGATGCAGGCACTCCTGACAGGTGCGCCATTTGTGCCCGAAAAATCTTTGCGGCTCGGTGGTTGGCAACTGATCTTACTGGATTCCTCAGTGCCGGAATGTGTGCATGGCGCTCTTTCTCCTGAAAATCTGGATTGGTTAGAGCAGGAACTGAGCCAGGTGCCTGACATACCCACCTTAATTGCCTTGCACCATCCCCCCCTGCAGATTGGCTGCCAGTGGATGGATGGAATTGGGTTGACCAACGCTCAGGATTTTTTAGAGGTCTGCGATCGTCATCCCCAGATCAAACTCATCCTGTTTGGACATATCCATCAAGAGTTCAGCCATGACCGGAATGGAGTAACTTACCTGGGCGCACCCTCAACCTGTGTTCAGTTCAAACCCAATACTCCTGATTTCACTCTGGATGAGCAACCACCAGGATATAGGTTGGTAAGCCTCTATCCCAATGGTGACTGGGAAACCCAGATTCAACGAATTGCCTACAGCTGCGATCTGGATCTAGCAGCGGCTGGTTACTAG
- a CDS encoding ADP-ribosylglycohydrolase family protein gives MNSLERFRGCLLGLATGDAVGTTVEFQPHGTFLPITDMVGGGPFNLQPGQWTDDTSMALCLATSLVEVGEFDAADQMNRYCAWYESGYLSSTGKCFDIGNTVSQALYQYKVSGNPFSGSTNPRSAGNGCLMRLAPIPMFYFPDRERILHFSGESSRTTHGAAECIDASRLFGDILFRALSGASKTEILLGSDLEAIESSSIRAIAKGNYQQKTVHQMRGTGYVVESLEAALWCFWTTETYEEAILAATNLGDDADTTAAICGQVAGAYYGESGIPDRWLSKLTMRQEITELADRLHAAISNAAPLGSLPQI, from the coding sequence ATGAATTCATTGGAGCGGTTTCGAGGATGCCTGCTGGGTCTGGCTACAGGGGACGCGGTAGGGACAACGGTTGAGTTTCAACCTCATGGTACATTTTTACCTATAACAGACATGGTGGGTGGGGGGCCATTTAATCTCCAGCCCGGTCAGTGGACAGACGATACCTCAATGGCGCTGTGTCTGGCGACCAGTTTAGTCGAGGTGGGTGAGTTTGATGCCGCCGATCAAATGAATCGCTACTGCGCCTGGTATGAGTCCGGATATCTCAGCAGTACGGGCAAATGTTTTGACATTGGCAACACCGTGAGTCAGGCTTTGTATCAATACAAAGTTTCCGGCAATCCATTTAGCGGTTCTACCAATCCCCGATCGGCTGGCAATGGGTGCTTAATGAGACTGGCACCAATTCCCATGTTTTACTTTCCAGACCGGGAGCGCATTTTACATTTTTCTGGAGAAAGTTCTCGGACAACGCATGGAGCCGCAGAATGTATTGATGCCAGTCGGTTGTTCGGGGATATTCTGTTTCGAGCACTCTCAGGAGCCAGCAAAACGGAGATTCTCTTGGGCAGTGACCTGGAGGCTATTGAATCGTCCTCTATTCGGGCGATCGCCAAGGGCAACTATCAACAGAAGACCGTTCATCAGATGCGTGGAACTGGCTATGTGGTAGAAAGTCTGGAAGCGGCACTTTGGTGTTTCTGGACGACAGAAACCTATGAGGAAGCCATTCTTGCGGCTACTAACCTGGGAGATGATGCAGACACAACCGCCGCCATCTGCGGTCAGGTGGCCGGAGCCTATTACGGTGAATCCGGGATCCCCGATCGCTGGCTGAGCAAACTGACCATGCGGCAGGAGATTACGGAACTGGCCGATCGGCTTCATGCCGCTATATCGAATGCTGCCCCCCTAGGATCCCTCCCACAAATCTAA
- a CDS encoding 5-formyltetrahydrofolate cyclo-ligase: MNKAELRKALLQKRQAIAPEEWQQKSLQLCHHLQNSSWFRSARTILAYFSVRQEPDLSSLFAHPKIWGISRCVGKELHWHHWLPDGSFPLQTGPYGILEPHPDAPLIEPEGVDLLLVPAIACDHQGYRLGYGGGFYDRLLSAPGWSTKVAIGIVFESARLPKLPRDSWDCPLTAVCTEAGLFFEKKLVS; this comes from the coding sequence ATGAATAAAGCGGAATTACGAAAAGCACTGTTACAGAAACGACAAGCGATCGCCCCAGAAGAATGGCAGCAGAAGAGCTTGCAACTTTGTCACCACTTGCAAAACTCATCCTGGTTCAGGTCAGCCCGAACTATTTTGGCCTACTTTAGTGTTCGCCAGGAGCCGGACTTGAGTTCCCTATTTGCCCATCCTAAAATTTGGGGCATATCTCGCTGTGTGGGCAAAGAACTGCACTGGCATCACTGGTTACCGGATGGCTCCTTTCCCTTGCAAACAGGGCCTTATGGCATCCTGGAACCTCATCCAGATGCTCCACTCATCGAACCAGAGGGGGTAGATCTGCTTTTGGTTCCCGCGATCGCCTGCGACCATCAGGGATATCGATTGGGCTACGGGGGCGGGTTTTACGATCGCCTGCTCAGTGCTCCCGGCTGGTCTACCAAAGTGGCGATCGGGATTGTGTTTGAGTCTGCCCGCCTGCCCAAGCTGCCTCGCGATTCCTGGGATTGCCCCCTGACCGCTGTATGTACCGAAGCAGGACTATTTTTTGAAAAAAAGCTTGTTTCTTAA